A single genomic interval of Stieleria maiorica harbors:
- a CDS encoding GspE/PulE family protein: MNDESMIDFEDLDKAEGETELSPPELFAANLIEWSLERHASDLFVSDIDGAILISVRRLGRIEPVRKLARDYGRRLQGHLRVLAGADAGESVRPVEGRGNITTPDGSKAHLRLSSIPTLYGQDVSIRLFDPVRGARPLDQLGMDSVDVRSIEHLIGQRSGLILVTGPVASGKSSTLYAMMKRLNDGTRKIHTIEDPIEHALSGVMQSQTNPRVGLGFAELLTVVLRHSPDVIMIGEIRDRQTAETAIRAGASGQLVLATVHSTSTAEAVDMMLQYDSDHVFLANALSGVINQRLVRRLCPVCRKPASGTDNREVPERIRCRMKDAQPSIFDPFGCHLCHEGGYDQLIALPEIMLVDETIEAAIAKRVSATELEMICAEDGMLRLAEVAHSYVLRGLTSLDEINRAVTDPHIASMQHHSKNAG; this comes from the coding sequence GTGAACGACGAATCGATGATCGATTTTGAAGATCTTGACAAAGCGGAGGGCGAAACGGAACTTTCCCCTCCCGAACTCTTTGCGGCCAACCTGATCGAATGGTCGCTGGAACGACATGCCAGCGATCTCTTTGTCTCCGACATCGACGGTGCGATCCTGATCTCCGTCCGGCGACTGGGCCGAATCGAACCGGTGCGAAAACTCGCCCGCGACTACGGCCGTCGACTGCAAGGACACTTGCGGGTACTCGCCGGTGCCGATGCCGGCGAATCGGTCCGCCCGGTCGAAGGCCGCGGGAACATCACCACACCGGACGGCTCCAAGGCGCATCTTCGCCTCAGCAGTATTCCCACGTTGTACGGTCAAGACGTTTCGATCCGACTGTTTGACCCTGTCCGTGGGGCAAGACCGCTGGACCAGTTGGGAATGGATTCGGTCGACGTTCGATCGATCGAACATTTGATCGGACAACGCAGCGGATTGATCTTGGTCACCGGCCCGGTCGCCAGTGGCAAAAGCAGCACGCTGTACGCGATGATGAAGCGGCTGAATGATGGCACCCGGAAAATCCACACGATCGAAGACCCGATCGAGCACGCGCTTTCCGGGGTCATGCAGTCCCAAACCAACCCCCGCGTGGGACTCGGGTTTGCCGAGTTGTTGACCGTCGTGCTGCGGCACAGTCCCGATGTGATCATGATCGGCGAGATTCGCGATCGCCAGACGGCCGAGACGGCGATCCGCGCCGGTGCGAGCGGTCAATTGGTGTTGGCAACCGTCCATTCGACCAGCACCGCCGAAGCCGTCGACATGATGCTGCAATACGACAGCGACCACGTTTTTCTTGCCAACGCTCTGTCGGGCGTGATCAATCAGCGGCTGGTCCGTCGACTCTGCCCCGTCTGTCGCAAACCGGCCAGCGGCACCGACAACCGGGAGGTTCCCGAGCGGATTCGTTGTCGAATGAAAGACGCACAGCCGTCCATCTTTGATCCCTTCGGTTGCCACCTGTGCCACGAAGGCGGCTACGACCAATTGATCGCATTGCCCGAGATCATGCTGGTCGATGAAACAATCGAAGCGGCAATCGCCAAGCGAGTGAGCGCGACCGAACTGGAAATGATTTGCGCCGAAGACGGAATGCTCCGGCTAGCCGAAGTCGCGCACAGCTACGTCCTTCGCGGGCTCACTTCGCTGGACGAAATCAATCGCGCCGTGACCGACCCGCACATCGCCAGCATGCAACACCACAGCAAAAACGCAGGGTGA